One window from the genome of Rhinolophus ferrumequinum isolate MPI-CBG mRhiFer1 chromosome 10, mRhiFer1_v1.p, whole genome shotgun sequence encodes:
- the KCNH3 gene encoding potassium voltage-gated channel subfamily H member 3 isoform X1, whose translation MVTSVQAAGAGGREGSCCFSPTDGGSCGDPAPRGARAGADPQPKREPLLPPPRAEDSNFVLGNAQVTGLFPVVYCSDGFCDLTGFSRAEVMQRGCACSFLYGPDTSELVRQQIRKALDEHKEFKAELILYRKSGLPFWCLLDVIPIKNEKGEVALFLVSHKDISDTKNRGGPDKWKETGGGRRRYGRARAKGFNANRRRSRAVLYHLSGHLQKQPKGKHKLNKGVFGEKPNLPEYKVAAIRKSPFILLHCGALRATWDGFILLATLYVAVTVPYSVCVSTAREPSAARGPPSVCDLAVEVLFILDIVLNFRTTFVSKSGQVVFAPKSICLHYVTTWFLLDVIAALPFDLLHAFKVNVYFGAHLLKTVRLLRLLRLLPRLDRYSQYSAVVLTLLMAVFALLAHWVACVWFYIGQREIESSASELPEIGWLQELARRLETPYYLVGQSPVVGNSSGQSDNCSSEANRTGLELLGGPSLRSAYITSLYFALSSLTSVGFGNVSANTDTEKIFSICTMLIGALMHAVVFGNVTAIIQRMYARRFLYHSRTRDLRDYIRIHRIPKPLKQRMLEYFQATWAVNNGIDTTELLQSLPDELRADIAMHLHKEVLQLPLFEAASRGCLRALSLALRPAFCTPGEYLIHQGDALQALYFVCSGSMEVLKGGTVLAILGKGDLIGCELPRREQVVKANADVKGLTYCVLQCLQLAGLHESLALYPEFAPCFSRGLRGELSYNLGAGRGPAEVDTSSLSGDNTLMSTLEEKETDGEQGPAASPAPADEPSSPLLSPGCTSSSSAAKLLSPRRTAPRPRLGGRGRPGRAGASQAEAGPPARPQSLEGLRLPPVLWNVPPDLSPRVVDGIEDGCGSDQPKFSFRVGQSGPECSSSSSPGPENGLLTVPLGPSEARNTDTLDKLRQAVMELSEQVLQMREGLQSLRQAVQLILAPHGEGPCPRVSGEGPCPASTSGLLQPLCVDTGASSYCQQHPAGSVLSGTWPHPRPGPPPVVAPWPWGPPASQSSPWPRATAFWISTSDSEPPGSGELCPEASTPGSPPPEEGVRTGPPEPVSQAEAASTGEPPPGSGGLALPWEPHSLEMVLIGCHGSGTVQWTQEEGTGV comes from the exons ATGGTTACCTCCGTGCAGGCTGCGGGCgccggagggagggagggaagctgCTGCTTCTCCCCGACAGACGGAGGAAGCTGCGGGGACCCGGCGCCCAGAGGAGCCCGAGCGGGAGCAGATCCACAGCCGAAAAGGGAGCCGCTATTGCCGCCGCCGCGAGCGGAAG ACAGTAACTTTGTGCTGGGCAACGCCCAGGTGACAGGGCTCTTCCCTGTGGTCTACTGCTCTGATGGCTTCTGTGACCTCACTGGTTTCTCCCGGGCTGAGGTCATGCAGCGGGGCTGTGCCTGCTCCTTCCTCTATGGGCCAGACACCAGTGAGCTCGTGCGCCAACAAATCCGCAAGGCCCTGGACGAGCACAAAGAGTTCAAGGCGGAGCTGATCCTGTACCGGAAGAGTG GGCTCCCATTCTGGTGTCTCCTGGATGTAATACCCATCAAGAATGAGAAAGGGGAGGTGGCCCTCTTCCTGGTCTCTCACAAGGACATCAGTGACACCAAGAACCGAGGGGGCCCTGACAAATGGAAGGAGACAG GTGGTGGCCGGCGCCGATATGGCCGGGCAAGAGCCAAAGGCTTCAATGCCAACCGGCGGCGGAGCCGGGCTGTACTCTACCACCTGTCTGGGCACCTGCAGAAGCAGCCCAAGGGCAAGCACAAGCTCAATAAG GGGGTGTTTGGGGAGAAGCCAAATTTGCCTGAGTACAAAGTGGCTGCTATCCGGAAGTCACCATTCATCCTGCTGCACTGTGGGGCTTTGAGGGCCACTTGGGATGGCTTCATCCTGCTCGCCACCCTCTATGTGGCCGTCACCGTGCCCTACAGCGTGTGTGTGAGCACCGCCCGGGAGCCCAGCGCCGCCCGTGGCCCCCCCAGCGTCTGTGACCTGGCCGTGGAGGTCCTCTTCATTCTTG ACATCGTGCTGAATTTCCGCACCACGTTCGTATCCAAGTCGGGCCAGGTCGTGTTTGCCCCCAAGTCTATTTGCCTACACTACGTTACCACTTGGTTCCTGCTGGACGTCATTGCGGCTCTGCCCTTCGACCTGCTACATGCCTTCAAAGTCAATGTG tACTTTGGAGCCCACCTACTGAAGACGGTGCGACTGCTGCGCCTCCTGCGCCTGCTCCCCCGGCTGGACCGCTACTCGCAGTACAGCGCCGTGGTGCTGACCCTGCTCATGGCTGTGTTCGCGCTGCTCGCCCACTGGGTGGCCTGCGTCTGGTTCTACATTGGCCAGCGGGAGATTGAGAGCAGCGCCTCCGAGCTGCCGGAGATCG gctggcTGCAGGAGTTGGCCCGCCGACTGGAGACGCCCTACTACCTGGTGGGCCAGAGCCCAGTTGTGGGGAACAGCTCTGGCCAGAGTGACAACTGTAGCAGCGAGGCCAACAGGACGGGGTTGGAACTCCTGGGCGGCCCGTCGCTGCGAAGCGCCTACATCACCTCCCTCTACTTCGCGCTCAGCAGCCTCACCAGCGTGGGCTTCGGCAATGTGTCCGCCAACACGGACACGGAGAAGATCTTCTCCATCTGCACCATGCTTATCGGTG ccctgaTGCACGCGGTGGTGTTTGGGAACGTGACGGCCATCATCCAGCGCATGTACGCCCGCCGCTTTCTGTACCACAGCCGCACCCGTGACCTGCGCGACTACATTCGCATCCACCGCATTCCCAAGCCCCTCAAGCAGCGCATGCTCGAGTACTTCCAGGCGACCTGGGCCGTGAACAACGGCATCGACACCACAGAG CTGCTGCAGAGCCTCCCGGACGAGCTTCGTGCAGACATTGCCATGCACCTGCACAAGGAGGTCCTGCAGCTGCCCCTGTTTGAGGCTGCGAGCCGCGGCTGCCTGCGGGCACTGTCCCTGGCCCTGCGGCCTGCTTTCTGCACGCCGGGCGAGTACCTCATCCACCAAGGCGATGCCCTCCAGGCCCTCTACTTCGTCTGCTCCGGCTCCATGGAAGTGCTCAAGGGTGGCACCGTGCTCGCCATCCTAG GAAAGGGTGATCTGATCGGCTGTGAGCTACCCCGGCGCGAGCAGGTGGTCAAGGCCAATGCCGACGTGAAAGGGCTGACGTACTGTGTCCTGCAGTGTCTGCAGCTGGCTGGGTTGCACGAGAGCCTGGCCCTGTACCCTGAGTTTGCCCCGTGCTTCAGCCGAGGCCTCCGAGGGGAGCTCAGCTACAACCTGGGTGCTGGAAGAGGCCCCGCGGAG GTGGACACCAGCTCCCTGAGCGGCGACAACACCCTCATGTCCACGCTGGAGGAGAAGGAGACAGATGGAGAACAGGGCCCTGCAGCCTCACCAGCCCCAGCTGACGAGCCCTCCAGCCCTCTGCTGTCCCCTGGCTGCACCTCCTCTTCCTCGGCCGCCAAGCTCCTATCTCCACGTCGAACTGCGCCCCGGCCCCGGCTAGGGGGCAGAGGGCGACCGGGCAGGGCAGGGGCTTCACAGGCTGAGGCTGGCCCCCCTGCTCGCCCCCAGAGCTTAGAGGGGCTGCGGCTGCCCCCCGTGCTGTGGAATGTGCCCCCGGATCTGAGCCCAAG GGTAGTAGATGGCATTGAGGATGGCTGTGGCTCTGACCAGCCCAAGTTCTCGTTCCGTGTGGGGCAGTCTGGCCCGGAATGCAGCAGCAGCTCCTCCCCTGGACCAG AGAATGGCCTGCTCACTGTCCCCCTTGGGCCCAGTGAGGCGAGGAACACGGACACACTGGACAAGCTTCGGCAGGCG GTGATGGAGTTGTCTGAGCAGGTCCTGCAGATGCGGGAGGGACTCCAGTCTCTGCGCCAAGCGGTGCAGCTCATCCTGGCACCTCATGGGGAGGGCCCGTGCCCTCGGGTGTCAGGAGAGGGGCCATGCCCAGCCAGCACCTCTGGGCTCCTACAGCCTCTGTGTGTAGACACTGGGGCGTCCTCCTACTGCCAGCAGCACCCTGCTGGCTCTGTGTTGAGTGGGACCTGGCCCCACCCTCGTCCAGGGCCCCCTCCTGTCGTGGCACCCTGGCCCTGGGGTCCCCCAGCATCTCAGAGCTCTCCCTGGCCTCGAGCCACAGCTTTCTGGATCTCCACCTCTGACTCAGAGCCGCCAGGCTCAGGAGAACTCTGCCCTGAGGCCAGCACCCCCGGCTCACCGCCTCCTGAGGAAGGGGTGAGGACTGGGCCCCCCGAGCCCGTGAGCCAGGCTGAGGCTGCCAGCACTGGAGAGCCTCCACCAGGGTCAGGGGGCCTGGCTTTGCCCTGGGAACCCCATAGCCTGGAGATGGTGCTTATTGGCTGCCATGGCTCTGGCACGGTCCAGTGGACCCAGGAAGAAGGCACAGGGGTCTGA
- the KCNH3 gene encoding potassium voltage-gated channel subfamily H member 3 isoform X2: MPAMRGLLAPQNTFLDTIATRFDGTHSNFVLGNAQVTGLFPVVYCSDGFCDLTGFSRAEVMQRGCACSFLYGPDTSELVRQQIRKALDEHKEFKAELILYRKSGLPFWCLLDVIPIKNEKGEVALFLVSHKDISDTKNRGGPDKWKETGGGRRRYGRARAKGFNANRRRSRAVLYHLSGHLQKQPKGKHKLNKGVFGEKPNLPEYKVAAIRKSPFILLHCGALRATWDGFILLATLYVAVTVPYSVCVSTAREPSAARGPPSVCDLAVEVLFILDIVLNFRTTFVSKSGQVVFAPKSICLHYVTTWFLLDVIAALPFDLLHAFKVNVYFGAHLLKTVRLLRLLRLLPRLDRYSQYSAVVLTLLMAVFALLAHWVACVWFYIGQREIESSASELPEIGWLQELARRLETPYYLVGQSPVVGNSSGQSDNCSSEANRTGLELLGGPSLRSAYITSLYFALSSLTSVGFGNVSANTDTEKIFSICTMLIGALMHAVVFGNVTAIIQRMYARRFLYHSRTRDLRDYIRIHRIPKPLKQRMLEYFQATWAVNNGIDTTELLQSLPDELRADIAMHLHKEVLQLPLFEAASRGCLRALSLALRPAFCTPGEYLIHQGDALQALYFVCSGSMEVLKGGTVLAILGKGDLIGCELPRREQVVKANADVKGLTYCVLQCLQLAGLHESLALYPEFAPCFSRGLRGELSYNLGAGRGPAEVDTSSLSGDNTLMSTLEEKETDGEQGPAASPAPADEPSSPLLSPGCTSSSSAAKLLSPRRTAPRPRLGGRGRPGRAGASQAEAGPPARPQSLEGLRLPPVLWNVPPDLSPRVVDGIEDGCGSDQPKFSFRVGQSGPECSSSSSPGPENGLLTVPLGPSEARNTDTLDKLRQAVMELSEQVLQMREGLQSLRQAVQLILAPHGEGPCPRVSGEGPCPASTSGLLQPLCVDTGASSYCQQHPAGSVLSGTWPHPRPGPPPVVAPWPWGPPASQSSPWPRATAFWISTSDSEPPGSGELCPEASTPGSPPPEEGVRTGPPEPVSQAEAASTGEPPPGSGGLALPWEPHSLEMVLIGCHGSGTVQWTQEEGTGV, encoded by the exons ATGCCGGCCATGCGGGGACTCCTGGCACCGCAGAACACGTTCCTGGACACCATCGCCACGCGCTTCGACGGCACGC ACAGTAACTTTGTGCTGGGCAACGCCCAGGTGACAGGGCTCTTCCCTGTGGTCTACTGCTCTGATGGCTTCTGTGACCTCACTGGTTTCTCCCGGGCTGAGGTCATGCAGCGGGGCTGTGCCTGCTCCTTCCTCTATGGGCCAGACACCAGTGAGCTCGTGCGCCAACAAATCCGCAAGGCCCTGGACGAGCACAAAGAGTTCAAGGCGGAGCTGATCCTGTACCGGAAGAGTG GGCTCCCATTCTGGTGTCTCCTGGATGTAATACCCATCAAGAATGAGAAAGGGGAGGTGGCCCTCTTCCTGGTCTCTCACAAGGACATCAGTGACACCAAGAACCGAGGGGGCCCTGACAAATGGAAGGAGACAG GTGGTGGCCGGCGCCGATATGGCCGGGCAAGAGCCAAAGGCTTCAATGCCAACCGGCGGCGGAGCCGGGCTGTACTCTACCACCTGTCTGGGCACCTGCAGAAGCAGCCCAAGGGCAAGCACAAGCTCAATAAG GGGGTGTTTGGGGAGAAGCCAAATTTGCCTGAGTACAAAGTGGCTGCTATCCGGAAGTCACCATTCATCCTGCTGCACTGTGGGGCTTTGAGGGCCACTTGGGATGGCTTCATCCTGCTCGCCACCCTCTATGTGGCCGTCACCGTGCCCTACAGCGTGTGTGTGAGCACCGCCCGGGAGCCCAGCGCCGCCCGTGGCCCCCCCAGCGTCTGTGACCTGGCCGTGGAGGTCCTCTTCATTCTTG ACATCGTGCTGAATTTCCGCACCACGTTCGTATCCAAGTCGGGCCAGGTCGTGTTTGCCCCCAAGTCTATTTGCCTACACTACGTTACCACTTGGTTCCTGCTGGACGTCATTGCGGCTCTGCCCTTCGACCTGCTACATGCCTTCAAAGTCAATGTG tACTTTGGAGCCCACCTACTGAAGACGGTGCGACTGCTGCGCCTCCTGCGCCTGCTCCCCCGGCTGGACCGCTACTCGCAGTACAGCGCCGTGGTGCTGACCCTGCTCATGGCTGTGTTCGCGCTGCTCGCCCACTGGGTGGCCTGCGTCTGGTTCTACATTGGCCAGCGGGAGATTGAGAGCAGCGCCTCCGAGCTGCCGGAGATCG gctggcTGCAGGAGTTGGCCCGCCGACTGGAGACGCCCTACTACCTGGTGGGCCAGAGCCCAGTTGTGGGGAACAGCTCTGGCCAGAGTGACAACTGTAGCAGCGAGGCCAACAGGACGGGGTTGGAACTCCTGGGCGGCCCGTCGCTGCGAAGCGCCTACATCACCTCCCTCTACTTCGCGCTCAGCAGCCTCACCAGCGTGGGCTTCGGCAATGTGTCCGCCAACACGGACACGGAGAAGATCTTCTCCATCTGCACCATGCTTATCGGTG ccctgaTGCACGCGGTGGTGTTTGGGAACGTGACGGCCATCATCCAGCGCATGTACGCCCGCCGCTTTCTGTACCACAGCCGCACCCGTGACCTGCGCGACTACATTCGCATCCACCGCATTCCCAAGCCCCTCAAGCAGCGCATGCTCGAGTACTTCCAGGCGACCTGGGCCGTGAACAACGGCATCGACACCACAGAG CTGCTGCAGAGCCTCCCGGACGAGCTTCGTGCAGACATTGCCATGCACCTGCACAAGGAGGTCCTGCAGCTGCCCCTGTTTGAGGCTGCGAGCCGCGGCTGCCTGCGGGCACTGTCCCTGGCCCTGCGGCCTGCTTTCTGCACGCCGGGCGAGTACCTCATCCACCAAGGCGATGCCCTCCAGGCCCTCTACTTCGTCTGCTCCGGCTCCATGGAAGTGCTCAAGGGTGGCACCGTGCTCGCCATCCTAG GAAAGGGTGATCTGATCGGCTGTGAGCTACCCCGGCGCGAGCAGGTGGTCAAGGCCAATGCCGACGTGAAAGGGCTGACGTACTGTGTCCTGCAGTGTCTGCAGCTGGCTGGGTTGCACGAGAGCCTGGCCCTGTACCCTGAGTTTGCCCCGTGCTTCAGCCGAGGCCTCCGAGGGGAGCTCAGCTACAACCTGGGTGCTGGAAGAGGCCCCGCGGAG GTGGACACCAGCTCCCTGAGCGGCGACAACACCCTCATGTCCACGCTGGAGGAGAAGGAGACAGATGGAGAACAGGGCCCTGCAGCCTCACCAGCCCCAGCTGACGAGCCCTCCAGCCCTCTGCTGTCCCCTGGCTGCACCTCCTCTTCCTCGGCCGCCAAGCTCCTATCTCCACGTCGAACTGCGCCCCGGCCCCGGCTAGGGGGCAGAGGGCGACCGGGCAGGGCAGGGGCTTCACAGGCTGAGGCTGGCCCCCCTGCTCGCCCCCAGAGCTTAGAGGGGCTGCGGCTGCCCCCCGTGCTGTGGAATGTGCCCCCGGATCTGAGCCCAAG GGTAGTAGATGGCATTGAGGATGGCTGTGGCTCTGACCAGCCCAAGTTCTCGTTCCGTGTGGGGCAGTCTGGCCCGGAATGCAGCAGCAGCTCCTCCCCTGGACCAG AGAATGGCCTGCTCACTGTCCCCCTTGGGCCCAGTGAGGCGAGGAACACGGACACACTGGACAAGCTTCGGCAGGCG GTGATGGAGTTGTCTGAGCAGGTCCTGCAGATGCGGGAGGGACTCCAGTCTCTGCGCCAAGCGGTGCAGCTCATCCTGGCACCTCATGGGGAGGGCCCGTGCCCTCGGGTGTCAGGAGAGGGGCCATGCCCAGCCAGCACCTCTGGGCTCCTACAGCCTCTGTGTGTAGACACTGGGGCGTCCTCCTACTGCCAGCAGCACCCTGCTGGCTCTGTGTTGAGTGGGACCTGGCCCCACCCTCGTCCAGGGCCCCCTCCTGTCGTGGCACCCTGGCCCTGGGGTCCCCCAGCATCTCAGAGCTCTCCCTGGCCTCGAGCCACAGCTTTCTGGATCTCCACCTCTGACTCAGAGCCGCCAGGCTCAGGAGAACTCTGCCCTGAGGCCAGCACCCCCGGCTCACCGCCTCCTGAGGAAGGGGTGAGGACTGGGCCCCCCGAGCCCGTGAGCCAGGCTGAGGCTGCCAGCACTGGAGAGCCTCCACCAGGGTCAGGGGGCCTGGCTTTGCCCTGGGAACCCCATAGCCTGGAGATGGTGCTTATTGGCTGCCATGGCTCTGGCACGGTCCAGTGGACCCAGGAAGAAGGCACAGGGGTCTGA